The sequence below is a genomic window from Candidatus Eisenbacteria bacterium.
TGGCGAGATCCTGAAGGGGTTGCCGGCCGGCCGGTCCGTGAAGATCATGGCGCGCATGCGGAACATGGATCTGCCGGAGGGCAAGGAGGTCCGGAAGCTCACCGTCCGGGCCACGATCGACGATCTGCGATCCTACGGGGACGGCCGGCTGTCGGAGGAGCAGATGCGTTCGAGGATCGAGATCAAGGAGTCCTGACGCTGGACGGGGTCGGCCGCAAACGGCGAGATCATCAGTTCGGGGTGGAGGCGACCTGGGGGTCCGGCTGGCGAGAGCCGGGCCCCCGAATCTTGTCGGGGTCGGCCGCGTCCATCGGGCCTATGAGGCGGGGAGCGGGTAGGGCTTGATCCCCGCTCTCAGCAGCCGACGCTCGTGAAGTCGCATCCGGAGGAGGAAGTCGGGATAGTCGCGCCTCCGAGGATCGGTCCACAAGGCTTCGGCGATCGCGCACAGCCTGGGGAATGTCATGGTTCCAAGATGCTCCCAATCCGGGATGCGCTCCGTCCAGACGCACGCCTGGCCTCCGAGGACGAGATCGGGGTTCTCGATGGAGGAAGGCGCCGGCTCGAAGGCATAGGCCGCCTCGAGATCGACATCCCGCGGGAAGGCCGGGGGAGCGGCGTCGCGGGGGCCCTGGTACGAGTCGAGATAGCAGTGGCCGGTAGGACACATCACGACATGGTGTCCCCCCCGGGCGGCCGCGATGCCTCCCTCGATCCCTCGCCACGACATGACGACGGCGCCCGGGGGCGCGCCGCCCTCGAGAATCTCGTCCCACCCTACGGGCGTCCGTCCCAGATCCCCGACCATTCGCGCGACGCGCCGGACGAACCAGGATTGCAGATCCTCCGGCGTTTCGAGCCCCTCTCTCTCCATCCGGGCACGGCACTTGGGGCACGCGGCCCAGCGGTTCTTCAGGACTTCGTCTCCTCCGATGTGGATGTACTTCCCCGGGAAGAGCGACGCGACCGCGGAGAGGACTTCCGTCACGAAGTCGAGGGCGTCATCGCTGCCGGCGCAGAGGACATCCTCGAAGATCCCCCAGGTCGCCGGGACAGGCAGGACTTCCCCCGAGCAGGAAAGCTCCGGGTATGCCGCGAGCGCGGCTCGGACATGCCCGGGCAAGTCGATCTCCGGGACGACCGTGACGTTTCGGGTGGCGGCGTGGCGGATGACCTCGCGGATTTCCTCGGCCGTGTAGAGGCCCGCGTGTGTCGATCCGTCAGCCTCTTTTCTCCTCGATGAGATCTCCGCAAGCCGCGGCCGCCCGGGAACAGGAAGGCGCCATCCCTGGTCATCGGTGAGGTGCCAGTGCAGCCGGTTCAGCTTGTGTTCCGCGCACCACTCGATCGCTTCGCATACGCGCGCCGCGGGGAAGAAGTGCCTCGCCACATCGAGGTGGAGTCCTCTCCAGGAGAATCGCGGCCGGTCCTCGATCAGGAGGCCCTGAAGGACGAGTGGGCGGCCGCCGCCGGAAGCCGCGACCGGGCCGGCGAGGTCGGGGCGATCGGATCGAGCCGCGAGGACCTGCTGGAGCGTTCGATGGCCGTAGGAGAGTCCCGCTTCCGTCAAAGCCTCGATCAGAATGCCGCTCGATCCGGCGCGCAGCCTGTACCCCTCATCGCCGAGGCCGATGCCGTCGGAGACGATGCGGGAAGTTACGCGTGAGGGCGCGAACTCGCATGACTCTCCGGTGAGAACGACGCGCTGAGGCAGGGGGATCACGGGCGGTCAGTTTCTCCAGAGACGAGGCATCCTGTCCCATCCGACCAGGCTCGCCGAGACGCGCCAGTAGCCGAAGTGGCCGGCCTCGTCGATCGGGCGGACATCCTCGATCGCGAATCGGATCGTGTGCGGGCCCGGCGTCAGGTGATCCGAAAGGTCGAACTCCATCGGAAGGACTTCCACGCCCGGGCACCAGCCGCTGCGGCTGTAGTCGGAGGACCAGCTCCCATCCGTCCAGCGCGCGCAGTAGGGATTCCGGTCGCGGAAGCGCCGGCAGTCGTCGCGCCACGGATGGACGCGGGCG
It includes:
- a CDS encoding beta-N-acetylhexosaminidase, encoding MIPLPQRVVLTGESCEFAPSRVTSRIVSDGIGLGDEGYRLRAGSSGILIEALTEAGLSYGHRTLQQVLAARSDRPDLAGPVAASGGGRPLVLQGLLIEDRPRFSWRGLHLDVARHFFPAARVCEAIEWCAEHKLNRLHWHLTDDQGWRLPVPGRPRLAEISSRRKEADGSTHAGLYTAEEIREVIRHAATRNVTVVPEIDLPGHVRAALAAYPELSCSGEVLPVPATWGIFEDVLCAGSDDALDFVTEVLSAVASLFPGKYIHIGGDEVLKNRWAACPKCRARMEREGLETPEDLQSWFVRRVARMVGDLGRTPVGWDEILEGGAPPGAVVMSWRGIEGGIAAARGGHHVVMCPTGHCYLDSYQGPRDAAPPAFPRDVDLEAAYAFEPAPSSIENPDLVLGGQACVWTERIPDWEHLGTMTFPRLCAIAEALWTDPRRRDYPDFLLRMRLHERRLLRAGIKPYPLPAS